One Helianthus annuus cultivar XRQ/B chromosome 12, HanXRQr2.0-SUNRISE, whole genome shotgun sequence genomic region harbors:
- the LOC110892874 gene encoding uncharacterized protein LOC110892874 — MNIATTNIRGTGRSSEAKASMIRRLIKEYNVAFYAIQETQLSSISDAQISRLWNNSSVDHAIADAAGRSSGLISLWNSAIFQVNLRIIKQHFIVVGGKISGLDGDLFIVNVYAPNDECKRKQLWSELLEVREAFEGLFVFLGDFNEVRVQEDRLNSVFNPNNALAFNNFIRLAGLSEYNMGGAKFTYITPDGSKHSKLDRIFVCDGFMDTWPNASLTALPREKLDHRPLILQVSSGNFGPIPFRFFNTWLQEPELADVVKLTMSQIVQFHTQGLILAGCLKRLKENIKEWRRKKKEVEDKLIVEAKELAKNLELKAESGTLSEEEKKKRFEA, encoded by the coding sequence ATGAATATTGCGACCACAAATATTAGAGGGACGGGTAGGTCTTCTGAAGCCAAAGCATCAATGATAAGAAGACTGATAAAGGAGTACAACGTGGCGTTTTATGCCATTCAGGAGACACAACTTTCAAGCATCAGCGATGCTCAGATTAGCAGACTCTGGAATAACTCTTCGGTGGATCATGCCATAGCAGATGCGGCTGGTCGCTCGAGTGGGTTGATTTCTTTATGGAACTCCGCTATTTTTCAGGTTAATTTAAGAATTATTAAGCAACACTTTATTGTCGTTGGAGGTAAAATCTCTGGGTTGGATGGGGATCTGTTTATTGTTAATGTTTACGCTCCGAATGATGAGTGTAAACGTAAACAACTTTGGTCTGAACTTTTGGAGGTAAGGGAAGCTTTCGAAGGATTATTCGTTTTCCTTGGTGATTTTAACGAGGTGAGAGTACAGGAAGACAGACTCAACTCGGTTTTCAACCCGAACAACGCTTTGGCATTCAATAACTTCATAAGGTTGGCTGGTCTATCCGAGTACAACATGGGAGGTGCGAAATTCACTTATATTACTCCGGATGGGTCGAAACATAGTAAACTTGATAGAATTTTCGTATGTGACGGCTTCATGGATACTTGGCCTAACGCTAGTTTAACGGCTCTTCCCAGAGAGAAGCTAGACCATAGACCTCTTATTTTACAGGTCTCTTCGGGTAACTTTGGACCAATCCCATTCCGCTTTTTCAATACTTGGCTTCAAGAGCCGGAATTGGCTGATGTGGTTAAGCTTACAATGTCCCAGATCGTTCAGTTTCATACACAGGGGTTAATTTTGGCAGGCTGTCTTAAAAGATTGAAGGAAAACATCAAGGAATGGAGGAGAAAGAAAAAAGAGGTGGAGGACAAATTGATTGTCGAGGCAAAAGAGTTAGCTAAAAATTTGGAGTTAAAAGCTGAATCGGGAACTCTTAGCGAGGAGGAAAAAAAGAAAAGATTTGAGGCGTAG
- the LOC110894925 gene encoding ubiquitin-conjugating enzyme E2 7: MASSSQASLLLQKQLKDLCKNPVDGFSAGLVDESNLFEWSVTIIGPPDTLYDGGFFNAIMTFPPNYPNSPPTVRFTSEVWHPNVYPDGKVCISILHPPGDDPNGYELASERWTPVHTVESIVLSIISMLSSPNDESPANVEAAKEWRDRREEFKKKVGRCVRKSQEVM, translated from the exons ATGGCATCTTCATCTCAAGCAAGTCTCCTTCTTCAGAAACAACTCAAAG ATCTCTGTAAAAACCCTGTTgatggattctctgctggccttgTTGATGAAAGCAACCTGTTTGAATGGAGTGTCACTATTATTGGACCGCCTGATACGTTATA TGATGGAGGATTTTTCAATGCTATAATGACCTTCCCGCCAAATTATCCAAATAGTCCTCCAACAGTTAGATTTACCTCGGAGGTTTGGCATCCGAACG TTTACCCTGACGGCAAGGTCTGTATTTCGATTCTCCATCCCCCTGGTgatgatcctaacggttatgaGCTTGCAAGTGAGCGGTGGACACCAGTTCATACG GTAGAGAGCATAGTCTTGAGTATTATATCGATGCTTTCAAGCCCTAACGATGAATCACCCGCCAATGTGGAGGCCGCg AAAGAATGGAGAGATAGAAGGGAGGAATTCAAGAAGAAAGTTGGTCGATGTGTGAGAAAATCGCAAGAAGTTATGTGA